In one window of Sciurus carolinensis chromosome X, mSciCar1.2, whole genome shotgun sequence DNA:
- the LOC124972474 gene encoding RNA-binding protein 3-like: MSSEEGKLLVGGLNFNTDEQALEDQFSSFGPISEVVFVKGRETQRSRGFGYITFTNPEHASDAMKAMKRESLDGRQIHEDHAGKSARGTRGGAFGAHGRGHSYSRGGGDQGYGSGRYDSRPGGYGYGYGRS, translated from the coding sequence ATGTCTTCTGAAGAAGGGAAGCTCTTGGTGGGAGGGCTCAACTTCAATACTGATGAGCAGGCGCTGGAAGATCAGTTCAGCAGCTTTGGGCCTATTTCTGAGGTGGTTTTTGTCAAGGGCCGGGAGACTCAGCGGTCCCGGGGTTTTGGCTACATCACTTTCACCAACCCAGAACATGCCTCAGATGCCATGAAAGCCATGAAAAGAGAGTCCCTGGATGGTCGGCAGATCCATGAGGACCATGCAGGCAAGTCTGCCCGGGGCACCAGAGGGGGTGCCTTTGGGGCCCATGGGCGTGGTCACAGCTACTCTAGAGGTGGTGGGGACCAGGGCTATGGGAGTGGCCGGTATGACAGTCGACCTGGAGGATATGGATATGGATATGGACGGTCCTGA